The proteins below are encoded in one region of Pseudoduganella armeniaca:
- a CDS encoding TonB-dependent receptor domain-containing protein: protein MGREQGQGQPEGYSDGDIITQGVLDGVINPFGDQSAAGMALLMGAALDGNIQNAKGTTKTFDLNASRELSDWLGAGRSAALAIGGQASREEFLSAANTSYAEKVVASTGIDPNTHNEGSRTVYAAYAELNVPIVKTLDVTAAVRYDKYSDFGNSTNPKVSFRWQPSTTTMVRGSYSTGFRAPSLYEINAANTYTNTSTVNDPINCPNGTPAPGKSASTNCDMQFQKLQGGNKNLNPEESKNATLGIVYEGVKDLTLTADLWAIELEHQIANMAETDAFGDAVKYASLFHRNAAGNLSIDGSQCPGVNCGYVDLRTQNLGGIKTNGIDLGAQYRLRTTDYGTYNFSLNSTWVHQYKYQNTEGGEWHQNVGIFSGIGPVFRWQNTASVRWNKKELSAGLTGHFKSGYLDAENDYVDNHRVASYTTFDSYISYTQPKGVAVTFGIRNMFDRTPPLSYQETTFQAGFDPRFTDVTGRTMYVRASYSF from the coding sequence GTGGGGCGAGAACAAGGTCAAGGTCAACCTGAGGGCTACAGCGACGGCGACATCATCACCCAGGGCGTCCTGGACGGCGTGATCAATCCGTTCGGCGATCAAAGCGCGGCCGGCATGGCGCTGCTGATGGGCGCGGCACTGGACGGCAACATCCAGAACGCCAAGGGTACTACCAAGACGTTCGACCTGAACGCCAGCCGCGAGCTGAGCGACTGGCTGGGCGCCGGCCGCAGTGCCGCACTGGCCATCGGCGGCCAGGCCAGCCGCGAGGAATTCCTGTCGGCCGCGAACACCTCGTACGCCGAGAAGGTCGTGGCCAGCACCGGTATCGACCCGAACACGCACAATGAAGGTTCGCGCACGGTCTACGCCGCGTATGCCGAGCTGAACGTGCCGATCGTGAAGACGCTGGACGTGACCGCCGCCGTGCGTTACGACAAATACAGCGACTTCGGCAATTCGACCAACCCGAAAGTCAGCTTCCGCTGGCAGCCAAGCACGACGACGATGGTGCGCGGCTCCTACTCGACGGGCTTCCGCGCGCCGTCGCTGTACGAGATCAACGCCGCCAACACGTACACCAACACGTCGACGGTCAACGATCCGATCAATTGCCCGAACGGCACGCCGGCACCAGGCAAGAGCGCATCGACCAACTGCGACATGCAGTTCCAGAAGCTGCAAGGCGGTAACAAGAACCTGAATCCGGAAGAGTCGAAGAACGCCACGCTGGGCATCGTCTACGAAGGCGTGAAGGACCTGACGCTGACGGCCGACCTGTGGGCGATCGAACTGGAACACCAGATCGCCAACATGGCCGAAACCGACGCCTTCGGCGACGCGGTCAAGTACGCGTCCCTGTTCCACCGCAACGCCGCTGGCAACCTGTCGATCGACGGTTCCCAGTGCCCTGGCGTGAACTGCGGCTACGTCGACCTGCGCACCCAGAACCTGGGCGGCATCAAGACCAACGGTATCGACCTGGGCGCCCAATACCGCCTGCGCACGACCGACTACGGCACGTACAACTTCTCGCTGAACAGCACGTGGGTACACCAGTACAAGTACCAGAACACGGAAGGCGGCGAGTGGCACCAGAACGTGGGCATCTTCTCCGGCATCGGTCCGGTGTTCCGCTGGCAAAACACCGCCAGCGTGCGCTGGAACAAGAAGGAGCTGAGCGCCGGCCTGACGGGTCACTTCAAGTCGGGCTACCTGGACGCGGAAAACGACTACGTGGACAACCACCGCGTCGCTTCGTACACCACCTTCGACAGCTACATTTCGTACACGCAGCCTAAAGGCGTCGCCGTGACGTTCGGTATCCGCAACATGTTCGATCGCACGCCACCGCTGTCGTACCAGGAAACCACGTTCCAGGCCGGCTTCGACCCGCGCTTCACGGACGTGACGGGCCGCACGATGTACGTGCGCGCTTCGTACAGCTTCTAA
- a CDS encoding TonB-dependent receptor plug domain-containing protein, protein MMKETTLAQSVRLICSAGALGASLMAVPAFAQQADAPMQRVEITGSAIKRIDAETAVPVTVMKMSDLKAEGISTVEQVLSTVAAMQATQGTSQVVGLSTGGASFANMRGLGANKTLVLLNGRRLANNAFDSSAPDLNMIPFAAIERVEVLRDGASALYGSDAVGGVINFITKRDFTGGVVSVGGDSPEHKGGTSLNSSIAYGYGDVDKDGWNFYAMGDFQKQRAIGGTERDFNRRFAGGLSSSTFPANYYQDDPVGNPAAPNCTSAPNLVPNGTGCKMTTSSFVDYVPRSERATGLFKGTIKLPNNHELSLEYLHSRSKVESQIAPVPYGGLIMNRTLANGALNPYYPGNGNFTPNIPLDPNFGAGDLPEGARPGYINVMWRDLPNGVRADENINRQQRFVAELSGNVAGWDYRTGLSWGENKVKVNLRATATATSSPRASWTA, encoded by the coding sequence ATGATGAAAGAAACCACCCTGGCGCAATCCGTCAGGTTGATCTGCTCGGCCGGCGCCCTGGGCGCCTCGCTGATGGCCGTTCCCGCCTTCGCGCAACAGGCCGATGCGCCGATGCAGCGCGTCGAGATCACCGGTTCCGCGATCAAGCGGATCGATGCCGAAACCGCCGTACCCGTGACCGTGATGAAGATGTCCGACCTGAAGGCCGAAGGTATCAGCACGGTCGAGCAGGTGCTGTCCACCGTGGCCGCCATGCAGGCGACCCAGGGCACGAGCCAGGTGGTGGGCTTGTCCACCGGCGGCGCATCGTTCGCCAACATGCGCGGCCTCGGCGCCAACAAGACGCTGGTGCTGCTGAACGGTCGCCGCCTGGCGAACAACGCGTTCGACAGCTCGGCACCCGACCTGAACATGATCCCGTTCGCGGCCATCGAGCGCGTCGAAGTGCTGCGTGACGGCGCTTCCGCACTGTACGGCTCCGACGCCGTCGGCGGCGTCATCAACTTCATCACCAAGCGCGATTTCACCGGCGGCGTCGTCAGCGTCGGTGGCGATTCTCCCGAGCACAAGGGCGGCACGAGCCTGAACAGCAGCATCGCCTACGGCTACGGCGACGTCGACAAGGACGGCTGGAACTTCTACGCGATGGGCGACTTCCAGAAGCAGCGCGCCATCGGCGGTACCGAGCGCGACTTCAACCGCCGCTTCGCCGGCGGCCTGTCCAGCAGCACCTTCCCGGCCAACTATTACCAGGACGACCCGGTCGGCAATCCGGCCGCACCAAACTGCACGAGCGCACCGAACCTGGTGCCGAACGGCACTGGCTGCAAGATGACCACGTCGAGCTTCGTCGACTACGTGCCGCGCTCCGAGCGCGCCACCGGCCTGTTCAAGGGCACCATCAAGCTGCCGAACAACCATGAGCTGAGCCTGGAATACCTGCACAGCCGCAGCAAGGTGGAAAGCCAGATCGCCCCCGTGCCATACGGCGGCCTGATCATGAACCGCACGCTGGCCAACGGCGCGCTCAACCCGTACTACCCGGGCAACGGCAACTTCACGCCGAACATTCCGCTCGACCCGAACTTCGGCGCCGGCGACCTGCCGGAAGGCGCGCGTCCTGGCTACATCAACGTCATGTGGCGCGACCTGCCGAACGGCGTGCGCGCGGACGAGAACATCAACCGCCAGCAGCGCTTCGTGGCTGAACTGTCCGGCAACGTCGCCGGCTGGGACTACCGCACCGGCCTGTCGTGGGGCGAGAACAAGGTCAAGGTCAACCTGAGGGCTACAGCGACGGCGACATCATCACCCAGGGCGTCCTGGACGGCGTGA